Proteins from one Candidatus Zixiibacteriota bacterium genomic window:
- a CDS encoding nitrophenyl compound nitroreductase subunit ArsF family protein, giving the protein MNPKRVITVVLMVFVAVSIIWLVVRDVSSQKSVPASDQPSSARQLMVYYFHRTARCPTCLKIEALAKQEVEATFAAELASGRMRFQSINVEGAGNEHFIKDYELVSQALILVDYRAGTQHRWKNLDAIWDLVDHESDFAQYVRMEIQVFRGAA; this is encoded by the coding sequence GTGAATCCCAAACGTGTGATCACTGTCGTCCTGATGGTCTTTGTCGCCGTCAGCATCATCTGGCTGGTGGTTCGCGATGTGTCATCGCAGAAGTCTGTGCCCGCGTCTGACCAACCGTCGTCGGCCCGGCAGTTGATGGTCTACTACTTCCACCGCACCGCCCGGTGTCCAACCTGTCTGAAGATCGAGGCACTGGCCAAGCAGGAAGTCGAGGCGACCTTTGCCGCCGAATTGGCGAGCGGCCGCATGAGATTCCAGTCCATCAACGTGGAGGGCGCCGGCAACGAGCATTTCATTAAGGACTATGAACTCGTCTCGCAGGCCCTCATTCTGGTCGACTACCGCGCCGGGACGCAGCATCGTTGGAAGAACCTCGACGCGATCTGGGATCTGGTGGATCATGAGAGCGACTTCGCCCAGTATGTCCGCATGGAGATACAGGTGTTCCGGGGCGCCGCATGA
- a CDS encoding permease, whose translation MGPALLLWVLVYRWLEPAARWITSSAIGLPPSTPLASGVRFFLYETPKVLMLLVLVVFGVGVIRTFFSPERTRRILAGRRETVGNVLAGGLGVVTPFCSCSAVPLFLGFVEAGVPLGVTFSFLIAAPMVNEVAVVLLFGLFGWRVAGLYLGTGLALAVVAGWVLGRLRLERHIESWVYAVRVGAAAEVGGNLTWDDRLQRALQAVREIVGRVWPYVVVGIAVGAGIHGYVPEGMMAGIMGKSAWWSVPGAVLIGVPMYSNAAAIVPVVQALLGKGAALGTVLAFMMAVIGLSLPETIILRKVLKPPLICAFVGIVAAGILIVGYLFNLVF comes from the coding sequence GTGGGACCGGCGTTATTGCTATGGGTGCTGGTCTACCGCTGGCTGGAGCCTGCGGCTCGTTGGATTACGAGCAGCGCCATCGGCCTCCCGCCATCGACGCCGCTGGCGAGCGGCGTGCGTTTCTTTCTCTACGAGACACCCAAGGTCCTCATGCTCCTTGTTCTGGTCGTGTTCGGAGTGGGCGTCATCCGCACGTTCTTCTCTCCGGAGCGCACGCGGCGCATTCTCGCGGGCCGGCGCGAGACGGTCGGCAATGTGCTCGCCGGCGGTCTCGGCGTTGTCACGCCCTTCTGTTCGTGTTCGGCCGTGCCGCTCTTCCTGGGTTTCGTTGAAGCCGGGGTGCCCCTCGGCGTCACCTTCTCATTCCTCATCGCCGCGCCCATGGTCAATGAGGTCGCCGTAGTCCTGCTGTTCGGCCTCTTCGGGTGGCGTGTCGCGGGGCTGTATCTCGGCACCGGCCTTGCCCTCGCGGTTGTGGCGGGATGGGTACTGGGGCGTCTGCGCCTTGAGCGCCACATCGAATCTTGGGTCTATGCGGTCCGGGTGGGGGCGGCGGCGGAGGTCGGCGGGAATCTCACGTGGGATGATCGGTTACAGCGGGCGCTTCAGGCGGTGCGCGAGATTGTCGGCAGAGTCTGGCCCTACGTCGTCGTGGGGATTGCCGTCGGCGCCGGCATTCATGGGTATGTCCCCGAGGGCATGATGGCGGGGATCATGGGGAAATCCGCCTGGTGGTCGGTCCCGGGGGCAGTCCTGATCGGCGTGCCGATGTACTCCAATGCCGCCGCGATTGTCCCCGTTGTCCAGGCGCTACTCGGCAAAGGCGCCGCCCTCGGAACCGTGCTGGCCTTCATGATGGCCGTGATCGGTCTGTCGCTGCCCGAGACCATCATTTTGCGGAAGGTCCTGAAACCGCCGCTGATCTGCGCCTTTGTGGGCATCGTGGCCGCCGGGATTCTCATCGTCGGCTATTTGTTCAATCTTGTGTTCTAA
- a CDS encoding aromatic aminobenezylarsenical efflux permease ArsG family transporter, whose translation MIDSWWLGAASAFWLGILTSVSPCPLAANIAAVTFIGKHLASPRRIVASGAAYAVGRVIAYVALGALLVAGVATASRLSDLLLSSMSRILGPLLIVVGMVLLELINVPIPNLVSPERWHERATSGGAWNAGLLGFVFALSFCPISAALFFGSLIPLSVRHGSHLMYPALYGIGTGLPVVIFGVGLGLGARWVAGAMHRLTQLERWARRATGVVFIAVGIYLTLKYIFGVV comes from the coding sequence ATGATCGACTCATGGTGGTTGGGGGCAGCGTCGGCCTTCTGGCTGGGGATTCTCACATCCGTAAGCCCCTGCCCGCTGGCGGCGAATATCGCGGCGGTCACCTTCATCGGCAAACACCTCGCCTCGCCTCGTCGCATCGTCGCGTCCGGGGCCGCATACGCCGTGGGGCGGGTGATCGCCTATGTCGCGTTGGGCGCGCTGCTCGTGGCAGGTGTGGCAACGGCCTCGCGTCTGTCCGACCTGCTCTTGTCGTCCATGAGCCGGATTCTGGGACCGCTCTTGATCGTCGTCGGCATGGTGCTGCTGGAACTCATCAACGTCCCGATCCCCAATCTGGTTTCACCGGAACGGTGGCACGAGCGGGCGACGTCCGGAGGCGCGTGGAATGCCGGGCTTCTCGGCTTCGTATTCGCATTGTCATTCTGTCCGATTTCCGCGGCCCTGTTCTTTGGCTCTCTCATACCGCTGTCCGTGAGGCACGGTTCCCACCTCATGTATCCCGCCCTCTATGGCATTGGCACCGGCCTCCCGGTGGTGATCTTCGGCGTCGGCCTTGGTCTCGGCGCCCGCTGGGTGGCGGGAGCCATGCACCGCCTGACTCAGCTCGAACGCTGGGCTCGCCGTGCGACCGGCGTCGTCTTCATCGCCGTCGGCATCTACCTTACGCTGAAGTACATCTTTGGTGTTGTTTGA
- the recR gene encoding recombination mediator RecR — protein MANTSATLDHLIDQFAKLPGIGRKTAYRLAYHVMQAPPDLARSLTEAIIAVKEKIVFCSQCYNITDDDPCAICRSPQRTRSLVCVVEEPHDVLAFERAGAFQGVYHVLGGVFSPLDGIGPEELKIAELVARVKSDGIREIILATNPTPEGEMTANYLAKVLKPLGVTVTRIARGLPMGGDVEYADTNTVIRALEGRTEF, from the coding sequence ATGGCCAACACCTCCGCCACACTCGATCATCTGATCGATCAGTTCGCCAAGCTCCCCGGGATCGGCAGGAAGACTGCCTACCGGCTGGCCTACCACGTCATGCAGGCACCGCCCGATCTGGCCCGTTCGCTGACCGAGGCGATCATCGCCGTCAAGGAGAAGATCGTCTTCTGCTCGCAGTGCTACAACATCACCGACGACGATCCCTGCGCCATCTGCCGCTCTCCGCAGCGCACGCGCTCGCTGGTCTGCGTCGTCGAGGAACCTCACGACGTGCTCGCCTTCGAGCGTGCGGGCGCCTTCCAGGGCGTCTACCACGTGCTGGGCGGCGTCTTCTCGCCGCTGGACGGGATCGGCCCGGAGGAGTTGAAGATCGCCGAGCTGGTCGCCCGCGTCAAATCCGACGGCATCCGCGAGATCATCCTGGCGACCAACCCAACACCCGAAGGAGAGATGACCGCGAACTACCTGGCCAAAGTCCTGAAGCCGCTCGGCGTGACCGTGACCCGTATTGCCCGCGGCCTGCCGATGGGTGGCGACGTCGAATATGCCGACACCAATACCGTCATCCGCGCGTTGGAGGGTCGGACGGAGTTTTGA
- a CDS encoding thioredoxin family protein, with amino-acid sequence MEVKVLGPGCPNCKRLYDEIEKALRQLSLAVKPVKVEAIDEIVALGAMSTPALVINGEVKSAGRIPSQRELTSWLATAAIQQ; translated from the coding sequence ATGGAAGTCAAAGTCCTTGGGCCCGGGTGCCCGAATTGCAAGCGGCTGTACGACGAGATCGAGAAAGCACTCCGGCAGCTCAGTCTCGCGGTCAAGCCGGTCAAAGTTGAGGCGATCGATGAGATCGTTGCCCTCGGGGCGATGTCGACTCCGGCGCTCGTGATCAATGGTGAAGTCAAATCGGCCGGTCGCATTCCGAGCCAACGGGAACTCACCAGTTGGCTGGCTACAGCGGCGATACAGCAATGA
- a CDS encoding metalloregulator ArsR/SmtB family transcription factor: protein MATGPRPKTASQYAARARVIKAMAHPSRLLIIDELNRGERCVCELTDLVGDDTSTVSKHLSVLKNAGIVGDERRGAMVFYRLRVPCILNFFGCVERVLKEVAKDSTRAAGRISTRRQ from the coding sequence ATGGCGACCGGACCCAGACCAAAGACCGCGTCCCAGTACGCCGCCCGGGCACGAGTCATCAAGGCGATGGCCCATCCCAGCCGCCTGCTGATCATCGATGAGTTGAACCGGGGGGAACGGTGCGTGTGTGAGCTGACCGATCTGGTCGGCGACGACACCTCGACCGTCTCCAAGCACCTTTCGGTTCTGAAGAATGCCGGCATTGTCGGGGACGAGCGTCGCGGGGCCATGGTGTTCTACCGTCTCCGTGTGCCCTGCATCCTCAATTTCTTCGGTTGTGTCGAACGCGTCTTGAAGGAAGTGGCGAAAGACAGTACGCGGGCGGCAGGCAGGATCAGTACGCGCCGGCAGTAG
- the secA gene encoding preprotein translocase subunit SecA, which produces MSILEKALTALFGSKHERDVKRIRPIVDTINQYYDEYHALSDEQLRAKTDEFRQRLADGETLDDLLPEAYATVKETCRRLVGKSWDVCGIDTKWDMIPYDVQLIGGVILHEGKIAEMATGEGKTLVATLPCYLNALEGKGVHLVTVNDYLARRDSEWMGEIHRFLGLTVGCIQHDQDPATRREQYLCDITYGTNNEFGFDYLRDNMAVRIEDRVHRPFHYAIVDEVDSVLVDEARTPLIIAGPTGRSDISRFVEMRGLVERLMRRQTEITNVLVEEGTKHFEAGEEYEAGIKLLAVKRGAPKNKRFMKFIKEPGVKRAISRVEVDFVRDKRMPEIDAQLLFAIDEREQTIDLTDTGLNFLKPEEQALFELPDIGDGVVEIDEREDLSDIDKAKAKNDLYKLHADRSEKVHIVSQLLKAYSLYEKDVEYVVQDDKVVIVDEFTGRMMPGRRYADGLHQAIEAKEKVRIEAETQTLATITLQNYFRLYKKLAGMTGTAVTEAGEFFEIYKLDVTSIPTHEPVRRIDFEDVIFRTRREKYNALVEEITAQHQAGRPVLVGTVSVEVSETLSRMLKRVGIPHSVLNAKYHQQEAEIVARAGQPGHVTIATNMAGRGTDIKLGPGVVKHVNCALVAKSDGDAEVCPLLDELKCYDNVPCGLHIIGTERHEARRIDRQLRGRAGRQGDPGSSRFYMSLEDDLMRLFGSERIASIMDRLGVQEGEVIEHRMVTKAIERAQKRVEGQNFGIRKHLLEYDNVMNQQREVIYARRAQSLEQEDLREEVITLIGTVCERLMEKHCPDPRAPEYWDTGSLRLDLVKTMLVDINFDSPEVRELNYAGLIELVRTRALAVHSNKEAAITPEVMRQLERFCVLRVIDERWKEHLYEMDQLKTGIGLRAYGQRDPLIEYKKESFSMFTQLLDTIERETVEMIFRLQVAAPPPVAEVMAETRRLQAVHAEATAMGYAGTDEETRTAGKKQPVRRDHAKVGRNDPCPCGSGKKFKKCHGAVTA; this is translated from the coding sequence ATGTCCATCCTCGAAAAAGCCCTGACCGCCCTGTTCGGCTCGAAACATGAGCGCGACGTCAAGCGGATTCGTCCCATCGTGGATACTATCAACCAGTACTACGATGAATATCATGCGCTCTCCGATGAACAGCTCCGCGCCAAGACCGATGAGTTCCGGCAGCGGCTCGCGGACGGCGAGACCCTCGACGATCTCCTGCCCGAGGCCTATGCGACGGTCAAGGAGACCTGCCGCCGGCTCGTGGGGAAGTCGTGGGATGTGTGCGGCATTGACACGAAATGGGATATGATCCCCTACGACGTGCAGTTGATCGGCGGCGTCATCCTGCACGAGGGCAAGATCGCCGAGATGGCGACCGGCGAAGGCAAGACGCTGGTGGCGACCCTGCCCTGCTATCTCAATGCCCTCGAGGGGAAGGGCGTCCATCTGGTCACCGTCAATGACTACCTGGCCCGTCGCGACAGCGAATGGATGGGGGAAATCCACCGCTTCCTGGGATTGACCGTCGGCTGCATTCAGCACGATCAGGATCCCGCCACCCGGCGGGAGCAGTATCTTTGCGACATCACGTACGGCACCAACAACGAGTTCGGTTTCGATTATCTGCGCGACAACATGGCGGTCCGCATCGAAGACCGTGTGCACCGGCCATTCCATTATGCCATCGTCGATGAGGTCGACTCGGTGTTGGTCGACGAGGCGCGCACGCCGTTGATTATCGCCGGTCCCACCGGTCGCTCCGACATCTCGCGCTTCGTGGAGATGAGGGGCTTGGTGGAGCGGCTGATGCGACGGCAGACCGAGATCACCAATGTCTTGGTCGAAGAAGGCACGAAGCACTTCGAGGCGGGCGAAGAATACGAGGCAGGGATCAAGCTCCTGGCCGTCAAGCGCGGGGCTCCCAAGAACAAACGCTTCATGAAGTTCATCAAGGAGCCGGGCGTCAAACGGGCGATCAGCCGGGTCGAAGTGGACTTCGTGCGCGACAAGCGCATGCCCGAGATCGACGCGCAACTGCTGTTCGCGATCGATGAGCGCGAGCAGACCATCGATCTGACCGACACCGGCTTGAACTTCCTCAAGCCCGAGGAGCAGGCCCTCTTCGAGCTCCCCGACATCGGGGACGGTGTCGTCGAGATCGACGAACGCGAGGACTTAAGCGACATCGACAAGGCCAAGGCGAAGAACGACCTCTACAAGCTCCATGCCGATCGCTCGGAGAAGGTACACATCGTCTCGCAGTTGCTGAAGGCGTACTCGCTCTATGAGAAGGACGTCGAATACGTCGTCCAGGACGACAAGGTCGTCATCGTCGATGAATTCACCGGGCGCATGATGCCCGGCCGCCGCTACGCTGACGGGTTGCATCAGGCGATCGAGGCCAAGGAAAAGGTGCGGATCGAAGCCGAGACACAGACGCTGGCGACGATCACGCTGCAGAACTACTTCCGTCTCTACAAGAAGCTGGCCGGGATGACCGGAACCGCGGTCACCGAGGCGGGGGAATTCTTCGAAATCTACAAACTCGACGTCACTTCGATCCCCACCCACGAGCCGGTGCGACGCATCGACTTCGAGGACGTCATTTTCCGCACCCGGCGGGAGAAATACAACGCGCTGGTCGAGGAGATTACAGCCCAACATCAGGCCGGGCGTCCCGTGTTGGTCGGCACGGTGTCCGTTGAGGTGTCCGAGACATTGTCGCGCATGCTCAAACGGGTGGGCATCCCGCACTCGGTGCTCAATGCCAAGTATCACCAGCAGGAGGCCGAGATCGTCGCCCGCGCCGGGCAACCGGGGCATGTCACGATCGCGACGAACATGGCGGGACGCGGCACCGACATCAAGCTCGGCCCCGGCGTCGTCAAGCACGTCAACTGCGCCCTGGTGGCGAAATCCGACGGCGACGCCGAGGTCTGCCCGCTGCTGGACGAACTGAAATGCTACGACAATGTCCCCTGCGGGCTGCACATCATCGGCACCGAGCGCCACGAGGCGCGTCGCATCGATCGTCAGTTGCGCGGGCGCGCCGGACGCCAGGGCGACCCGGGATCGTCGCGGTTCTACATGTCGTTGGAAGATGACCTCATGCGCCTCTTCGGCTCCGAGCGCATCGCCTCGATCATGGACCGGCTCGGTGTGCAGGAGGGAGAGGTCATCGAACACCGGATGGTGACCAAGGCCATCGAGCGGGCGCAGAAACGCGTCGAGGGGCAGAACTTCGGCATCCGCAAGCACCTGCTCGAATACGACAACGTGATGAACCAGCAGCGCGAGGTGATCTACGCGCGCCGCGCGCAGTCACTGGAGCAGGAGGACCTGCGCGAGGAAGTCATCACGCTGATCGGCACGGTCTGTGAGCGCCTGATGGAGAAGCACTGCCCCGATCCGCGCGCGCCCGAATACTGGGACACCGGTTCCCTCCGGTTGGACCTGGTGAAGACCATGTTGGTCGACATCAACTTTGACAGCCCGGAAGTGCGCGAGCTCAACTATGCCGGCTTGATTGAGCTGGTGCGTACACGCGCCCTGGCCGTTCACTCCAACAAGGAAGCGGCGATCACACCGGAGGTGATGCGCCAGTTGGAGCGTTTTTGTGTGCTGCGCGTCATCGACGAGCGCTGGAAGGAACATCTCTACGAGATGGACCAGCTCAAGACCGGGATCGGTCTGCGCGCCTATGGCCAGCGCGACCCGCTGATCGAATACAAGAAGGAATCGTTCTCCATGTTCACGCAGCTTCTGGATACGATCGAACGCGAGACCGTGGAGATGATCTTCCGCCTTCAAGTCGCGGCGCCGCCGCCGGTCGCCGAGGTGATGGCCGAGACCCGGCGCCTGCAGGCGGTCCATGCCGAGGCGACCGCCATGGGGTACGCCGGCACCGATGAAGAGACCCGCACCGCCGGCAAGAAACAGCCGGTCCGTCGCGACCACGCCAAAGTCGGCCGCAACGATCCCTGCCCCTGCGGCTCCGGCAAGAAATTCAAGAAATGCCACGGCGCCGTCACTGCGTGA